The region CCTTCGACCGTGGTGGTCGTCGCCGTGGGGCCGGTGCCGCTGACGTAGGCCAGGCCACCGTTCGAGGTGGCGCCGGAAGCGGCGTATTTGCCGAAGGTATAGAACGAGGTGCCATCGACGGTCGAAGCACCGCGAATGTAGGGGCTGGTGCTGCCCGCACCGTAAGAATTGACGACAGTCGTCGTGTTGAGCGAGCTGGCGGTGTTCGAAATGACGCCGATCAACTTGCCGACCGAAGCGTCGATATTGGCATCGGACGAACCGACCGTCGAGTTGTACCCGGCGAAGGTCAGCAACTTGCCATTAGTCGAAAGATTCAGCAAACCTTGGTGCTGATTGTCGCCGCTGCCGGGCAGCGTGAAGGCGCCGGCGCCGGTGCCGGGAACGCTGATCGAACCAACGTAGCTGCCAGCCGGGGTGTACTCGTCCAGATAGACGGGCACTTGAGTCGTGGTGCTCGAGTTGTCGGCATTGGTCGCATCGCCGGTGCGAACGACGACCAGGTCGCCGGGCGTGAGGGTCGAAACCGAATTGAACGTCGATTGAACGGTTTGGGCTTGAACGGCCACGGCGGCGGCGAGAATGCCTGCGCCAGCGGCGGCGCGAATCGCGATTCTCGCAGTCAGGGTGGTCAAACTCATTCTCATTAGTCTCTCGCTTTCTTCAGTGGATGCCTGCGAACGTTGATGCGTCGCGTGCCAGTTTCTGCTGGCTTAAGGTGGTGGGCACTTTACGGAACGCGTGTTAGGCAGAGGTTATCGCCGTGTCTGATTCTCGTGAATCAGTGAACAACTATCTGTGTAGTAGTGTGTGCATCTGATTTGTATTGCGGCACGTGCCGCGCGGCGCCGCGGCTGTTGCAAATAACTATGAATGTCGTGCCATCAATATTTGGGATGCGTATATCAACGAAGAATGACTGCGTGATGGTTGAGATCGCCGATGCGCAAACAATCGTTGTCCTTGTCACGAACTGCGCTGATGGGCAATTGCGCGCCAATGCGGATTCTCTCGGAGAACAACTACGCGTGGAGTACTCGCCCGACGAAAATAAGGTCTGAGGCACTTCGCGCGACTGCGACGCGCAAACATCAAGCGATGGCGCACTGACTACAGACATCGTAGTAGCTCTAACTTGCTTTCCGGTCCCAAATCCAGTTGTGTCGCATTGACAAACTACACGTGTAGTATTGTGTGATACTCACGACGGCGCGCTGTGAGGTCGATCGCGCAATTCACATCCGCGGCTCATCAAGGGCAAACAATGGGCCGCTACAATCCGCGCACGCCTACGGGGATCGATCGGCGTAGCGCGCCACTCTTACAGAGCGCGGTGCGAATGGCGTTCAAGCATGGATCGCGAGTCCTTCTTGTGCCGGCGGATATGCCGCTTGGATCCCGTAGC is a window of Pirellulales bacterium DNA encoding:
- a CDS encoding PEP-CTERM sorting domain-containing protein, with amino-acid sequence MSLTTLTARIAIRAAAGAGILAAAVAVQAQTVQSTFNSVSTLTPGDLVVVRTGDATNADNSSTTTQVPVYLDEYTPAGSYVGSISVPGTGAGAFTLPGSGDNQHQGLLNLSTNGKLLTFAGYNSTVGSSDANIDASVGKLIGVISNTASSLNTTTVVNSYGAGSTSPYIRGASTVDGTSFYTFGKYAASGATSNGGLAYVSGTGPTATTTTVEGFADWRDAIIANGQLYGGTGSSSVGAHAPYQISTGLPTTNLGNSLSNNTQLGNYPGGQSASALAFVDLPGNSNSQNGLNVLYTVGDQSTAGIVKYYFNGTSWVNQSNVPLTAGADNIVNPTGLIAVQDPTNPNWVDITVSGTNGIYTYVDKTGYNGAIPANSFTHVVGNAAFDTFRGVAVVPTPEPSTFVLAGLGVLGALFARYRRRAA